From one Candidatus Tanganyikabacteria bacterium genomic stretch:
- a CDS encoding 2-phosphosulfolactate phosphatase gives MLVDLALSPLDLGRFSDLSRWNIAVIDVLRATSSMVSAAAAGCRRIVPVTGIEEARALAAEIASEQPVLAGERGGLKPEGFALGNSPAEFTPDSVGGRTVIMATTNGSRAFAKVAAGRRVLAVSFLNLTASAEHLAREGQDVLILCAGTDAAPGLEDVACGGALAHRIRELAGSSCLLADAALIARNTFGAYPDVLAVLWRSSHGRFLESIGLGGDLEVCARRDAAPLVLAMADGAIAPAGLPAKP, from the coding sequence GTGCTGGTAGATCTGGCGCTGTCCCCGCTCGACCTGGGGAGGTTTTCGGACCTTTCGCGCTGGAACATCGCGGTCATCGACGTGCTGCGGGCCACGAGTTCGATGGTGTCGGCCGCGGCGGCCGGTTGCCGGCGTATCGTGCCGGTCACCGGGATCGAGGAAGCGCGCGCCCTGGCGGCCGAGATCGCGTCCGAGCAACCGGTCCTGGCAGGCGAGCGCGGTGGGCTGAAGCCGGAGGGCTTCGCCCTGGGCAACTCGCCGGCCGAGTTCACGCCCGACTCGGTGGGGGGCCGCACGGTGATCATGGCGACAACCAACGGCAGCCGCGCGTTTGCGAAGGTCGCCGCCGGCCGCCGCGTGCTCGCGGTGTCCTTCCTCAACCTCACGGCGTCGGCCGAACACCTGGCGCGGGAGGGCCAGGACGTGCTGATCCTCTGCGCGGGCACCGACGCGGCGCCGGGCCTCGAGGACGTGGCCTGCGGCGGGGCCCTGGCGCATCGCATCCGCGAACTGGCGGGATCTAGTTGCCTGCTGGCCGACGCGGCCTTGATCGCCCGCAACACCTTCGGGGCCTACCCCGACGTCCTCGCGGTCCTGTGGCGGTCGTCGCACGGCCGCTTCCTCGAGTCGATCGGCCTGGGCGGGGATCTGGAGGTCTGCGCGCGGCGCGACGCCGCTCCCCTGGTGCTGGCGATGGCCGACGGCGCGATCGCGCCTGCTGGCCTGCCGGCCAAGCCCTGA
- the galT gene encoding galactose-1-phosphate uridylyltransferase, whose amino-acid sequence MSELRWHPLLEEWVVTATHRQDRTFLPPPDFCPLCPTRPGGFPTEVPADNYQFVVFENKFPSFRREPPAPAVAGDDFYRVAPAAGGCEVVLYSPEHGGTLADRPVGDIERLVRVWTDRYRVLGSRPEVDYVFIFENKGEAIGVTLHHPHGQIYAFSYLPPRIERELAAAANHHARTGKCVYCDVLARELADGCRIVAENASWVAVIPFFARYPYETYLLPRAHRDSLLDLSRSERTDFARLLKTVLVKFDGLWGFSLPYMMVMHQAPTDGIARPGTHLHVEFYPPLRTPQKLKYLAGCESGAGTFINDTLPEEKAAELRAVPCPAF is encoded by the coding sequence ATGTCTGAGCTCCGCTGGCACCCGTTGCTCGAGGAGTGGGTCGTGACGGCCACCCACCGGCAGGACCGCACCTTCCTGCCGCCGCCCGATTTCTGCCCGCTCTGCCCGACGCGGCCGGGCGGCTTTCCCACGGAAGTGCCAGCTGACAATTATCAATTTGTTGTCTTCGAGAATAAGTTTCCAAGTTTTCGGCGCGAACCGCCCGCACCCGCCGTGGCCGGGGACGATTTCTACCGCGTGGCGCCGGCGGCCGGCGGCTGCGAGGTCGTGCTCTACTCGCCCGAGCACGGGGGCACGCTGGCCGATCGGCCGGTGGGCGACATCGAGCGCCTGGTGCGGGTGTGGACCGACCGCTACCGGGTGCTGGGATCTCGCCCCGAAGTCGACTACGTCTTCATCTTCGAGAACAAGGGCGAGGCCATCGGCGTCACGCTGCACCATCCCCACGGCCAGATCTACGCGTTTTCGTACTTGCCGCCGCGAATAGAGCGCGAACTGGCAGCCGCCGCCAACCACCACGCCCGGACCGGCAAGTGCGTGTACTGCGACGTCCTGGCGCGCGAACTGGCCGACGGGTGCCGCATCGTGGCCGAGAACGCAAGCTGGGTGGCGGTGATCCCCTTCTTCGCCCGTTACCCCTACGAGACCTACCTGCTGCCGCGAGCGCACCGCGATTCGCTGCTCGACCTGTCGCGATCCGAACGAACCGACTTCGCGCGCCTGCTCAAGACCGTGCTGGTCAAGTTCGACGGCCTCTGGGGCTTCTCGCTGCCGTACATGATGGTGATGCACCAGGCGCCCACCGACGGCATCGCCCGGCCGGGCACCCACCTGCACGTCGAGTTCTACCCGCCGCTTCGCACCCCGCAGAAGCTCAAGTACCTCGCCGGCTGCGAGTCGGGCGCCGGGACGTTCATCAACGACACCCTCCCCGAGGAGAAAGCCGCCGAGTTACGGGCGGTGCCCTGCCCGGCGTTCTGA
- a CDS encoding AbrB/MazE/SpoVT family DNA-binding domain-containing protein — MANTERPGKFRIALGDKGRLVLPAALRKACGLQAGDRLLARLEPDGSIRLLKAEDPVAFFQGRFKGLSGGRPVVDDLIAERREEARREEREP, encoded by the coding sequence ATGGCAAATACCGAGCGTCCCGGCAAGTTCCGGATCGCGCTGGGCGACAAGGGTCGGCTGGTACTGCCTGCGGCCCTGCGCAAGGCTTGCGGGCTGCAGGCCGGCGATCGGCTCCTTGCCCGGCTCGAGCCCGACGGATCGATCCGCCTGCTCAAGGCGGAGGACCCGGTCGCCTTTTTCCAGGGGCGCTTCAAGGGGCTCTCGGGAGGCCGCCCCGTGGTGGACGACCTGATCGCCGAACGGCGCGAGGAGGCCCGGCGCGAGGAGCGGGAGCCGTGA
- a CDS encoding PIN domain-containing protein, protein MTCVLDASAFLAYLFEERGAQMVTLALRDGALMSAVNFSEVMAKVADRGGDVDDSRQALADRGLLGEFLRVVPFDQDQAIRAARLIAALK, encoded by the coding sequence GTGACTTGCGTGCTCGACGCATCGGCTTTCCTGGCGTACCTGTTCGAGGAGCGAGGCGCCCAGATGGTGACCCTGGCGCTCCGGGACGGGGCTCTCATGAGCGCGGTCAACTTCTCCGAGGTCATGGCCAAGGTGGCCGACAGGGGCGGTGACGTGGACGACAGCCGGCAGGCCCTCGCGGATCGCGGTCTCCTGGGCGAGTTTCTGCGGGTCGTGCCGTTCGACCAGGATCAGGCTATCCGTGCAGCGCGCCTGATTGCGGCGCTCAAATGA